A stretch of the Argentina anserina chromosome 6, drPotAnse1.1, whole genome shotgun sequence genome encodes the following:
- the LOC126800034 gene encoding VQ motif-containing protein 25 yields the protein MEEVMLMSKKQTWGARTPSLCSNALAIHSDSQTISKPKPKIRIIHIFAPEIIKTDVANFRELVQRLTGKPSENDGWTNKKKRVKGGVPSRGLEAHQKSSTTFMAEVKKMELGRSNGGGGAGFRGLEQFPRSERVIKEEEMMWNAENSGGFLERFADLEGFIQELGEFPLLPNLESASNSHLLHGFEGTQLE from the coding sequence ATGGAGGAGGTGATGCTGATGAGCAAGAAACAAACTTGGGGAGCAAGAACTCCCAGCCTTTGCTCGAATGCTTTGGCCATTCACAGTGACTCACAAACGATATCAAAACCCAAACCAAAAATCAGAATTATCCACATATTTGCGCCCGAGATCATCAAGACCGACGTGGCCAATTTCCGGGAGCTAGTCCAGAGACTCACCGGAAAGCCATCGGAAAACGACGGCTGGACcaacaagaagaagagagtgAAAGGAGGAGTTCCGAGCAGAGGGTTGGAAGCTCATCAGAAAAGTAGTACTACATTCATGGCCGAGGTGAAGAAGATGGAGCTGGGGAGAAGTAACGGAGGCGGCGGTGCTGGGTTCCGGGGGTTGGAGCAGTTTCCGAGATCGGAGAGAGTGATCAAGGAAGAGGAGATGATGTGGAATGCGGAGAACTCAGGTGGGTTTCTGGAGAGGTTTGCAGATTTGGAAGGGTTCATACAAGAGCTTGGTGAATTTCCTCTGCTACCCAATTTGGAGTCTGCTTCAAATTCTCACTTGCTGCATGGTTTTGAAGGCACCCAACTTGAGTAG
- the LOC126800026 gene encoding probable plastid-lipid-associated protein 13, chloroplastic, which translates to MATLQSHLSAISAIGSCCSSSSSSSSSSLSSAASTSLVSIARWPQSGRKLPGDRRRSPRRSLVRAMVQQTVPGAPAAYAKEMERLSAKESLLLAFKDAGGFEALVSGNTTDMQRIDVNERITALERVNPTPRPTTSPFLEGRWNFEWFGSGSPGLFAARFLFERFPSTLASLSKMDVLIKDGNAKITANMKILNSIESKFSLSTKLSVEGPVRMKEEYVEGLLETPTVIEETLPEQLKGALGQAVNTVQQLPVPIKDAFSSGLRVPLTGAFERLFMISYLDMEILIIRDAAGVPEILTRLDLPSSPLAETVPEYES; encoded by the exons ATGGCGACCTTACAGAGCCACCTCTCTGCGATTTCGGCGATCGGCTCCTGCTGCTCGTCTTCGTCGtcttcctcctcatcctctctctcttcGGCCGCGTCTACTTCACTGGTCTCCATCGCCAGGTGGCCGCAGTCCGGCCGGAAACTCCCCGGCGACCGGAGGCGGAGTCCCCGGAGGTCCCTCGTCCGAGCGATGGTTCAGCAGACCGTGCCGGGAGCTCCGGCGGCTTATGCTAAGGAAATGGAGCGGCTCTCCGCTAAAGAATCACTTCTTCTCGCC TTTAAGGATGCTGGGGGATTTGAGGCTTTAGTCAGTGGAAACACGACAGACATGCAGCGGATTGATGTCAATGAGAGGATTACTGCTTTGGAGAGGGTCAATCCGACACCGCGCCCTACAAC GTCACCCTTTTTGGAAGGACGATGGAACTTTGAGTGGTTTGGGTCTGGAAGCCCAGGTCTATTTGCTGCTAGGTTTCTATTTGa GAGATTTCCTTCAACATTGGCCAGTTTGTCAAAAATGGACGTACTCATCAAGGACGGGAATGCAAAGATTACAGCAAACATGAAAATATTGAACTCG ATAGAAAGCAAATTTTCTCTGTCAACGAAGTTGTCTGTGGAGGGACCAGTTAGAATGAAAGAGGAATATGTTGAGGGGCTTCTTGAAACACCAACAGTTATCGAAGAAACATTACCGGAACAGCTAAAAGGTGCACTTGGTCAGGCAGTAAACACAGTGCAACAGCTTCCTGTTCCAATTAAGGATGCTTTTTCCAGTGGACTGAGAGTTCCTTTGA CTGGAGCTTTCGAGAGACTCTTCATGATTTCCTATCTTGATATGGAGATACTG ATTATAAGAGATGCTGCTGGAGTTCCTGAAATACTGACAAGATTAGATTTACCCTCATCTCCACTGGCAGAAACCGTCCCGGAGTATGAGAGCTAA